AACGCAACACGGTAGCAACGGGGAACCCTCTACCGTTACGAAGGACACCAGCAGAAGCACGACCAGTTTAGGTGAGTTCCGTTGGAGGACGGAGGAGACGATTGTAAGATCTGGCGTTGTCATAACGGAAGGGTTCAGCCTGGCTGTTTGTAATGTCTGTAATGTTGAACGTACAGACAACTGGTGTTAAAACAGGAATGCTCTTGCCGCTCGCAGGTTCCGCGACGGATAAGTTGTCCGAGAAACCGTCTCGCATCCCACGTGCGGCAGACATGGTGCATCTCCCAGAGGTAAACGGCGACAACGAACCTAACGTGAGAAGACGACGCCTTCCAGGCGGTTCGACGCAAATTAAGGGGCACAGATCTAGAATCCCTCGGCTACAGGCACTCTCTCCTGTGGGGGTCCCTCACAGTGGCAGAGGAGGCTCGCAAGCCGCTCATTCTACGGCCTCGTTTCCCTCCACGCAGTGAAGGCCCGTGCGTGACTGGACGGATATGTCACCGGCCGACGTCTCCGTTGGAGGTGCTCATCTCAACAACGTTGTTCGTTGAGCGGCATATAACGCTGccgcaaataaagaaaaatggtccccatttcttcttcttataCACATGCTACGCTTGCTACATTGCCGGGCTGATATCTGTGGAACAGGATGGTCACCTTTCTCTCACGGATCATTTGTGGAGAAGGAACGGGGGGAGGCGGGGAATCTGGAATTATGAAGTCAATGTGATATTCACTTGGAGATTGattccaagaagaaaacaccaaaAAAGTTTCGCAAAATTCATTCGTGTCTGAAGCAAGGGTGCGTGAGCCGCCTTGTGTCGGTTTGCATGGATATCGTAATTGAACCTGAATGTAATGAATGAACCGTGAATGTAACCTAATTGACATTGCCGGCAAGGTTCCCAACCGCTCGGCTGACGGCGTCGCGCCATCCGATGACACCAAAAGCATGAACGTAGATATTTCCAGGGACTGTTCGGCAGCAGACTGCGAGTCGGAAGACCTCATTTTGTGACGGATGAAAGTTTAttaaatgaaaaaggaaaggtcaaccaGAAAAAGGTCGGCTTGGTATTaaaaacaaataataataataaacaaacCTGACGTAAAGAAATAGCAGAAGCGGCAGGATAGAGGTGGCAGTTTATCGTGGTTTTCGCTTTTTGGGACACCTTGCGTGAATCTCTTGCCCTTCGTCAACCAAAATATGAGTCTAGTACAAAGTACTGTTTCATTCGGGAATATTGTTCATTCGTGGAAGTGTTCCTGAGAAAGTTAACGATGAAACGaattgggaggggggggggcaacttCTTGATTCATTCTGAATTTGGAGCATGCATAAATGCAAGATCCAGTCGCTGAAATTTCCTGCCTTTAGTCCTAACTTCTCTATATCTcccgtttatttatttactcgtACTTGTAAACACTTATTGCGACCATGCTGTCGAAAATATAGAGCGTTTCGGGCAACGGCAAAATTCGCTTCCGAGCTCTCTTCCAGAACACAACGTTCCATTATGCAAGGTATTCCAGTCTGAACTTTCACTATCCTCCTATAACTTATATGTAGgattccgggttttcggattaatccgaaaaaatccgaaaaacgtACGCCGGTAAAAACTTTTGCACCTCGGAttcatccgaaaaaatccgCTTTCGTGGGGTTAATACCTGAGTTATCAGCAAGAAAGTTGTGCATTGCAGACTTATTTACAATATTCCGTGCGTTTCGTGTTCCGCCGCGAGTGCGTGGAATCGCGAATCATCTCAAAACTTTCTCAATCACGTGGAATTTTCCTTGTATGGAGACACCTATCACTTTTCCTTGCTCGTTCTTTCTGTAGGTGTCACATGTCACAGCACCAATTTCTTCCTCCGGATTTCAGACACTAACCGAAGTAAagaaatataaaacccgaaaaactCCGAGTCACCAGGAAATCGTATACTCCGAAAAATACCCTCTTGTAATGAGtaaaaataaactccgaaaacccaGAACACGTACTACTTATATGCCAAGACTACAACGCATAGAGCTACTACGCTTGTCAGCCAAATTTATTCTTGCAGAGGGCTATGAAATAACATTTCAATGGCTTCAGCGAGAGAAAGTTATATTTTGTGTACTAACATAAGTCAAGTAATGTCAGACAATTAAAATTTTGAGCTTTGGTGAACCGGTTTCAACCGATTCAAATCGGTTCGCACCTCTATTTTTTCTGCTCTAGACACGAACCTGAACCAAACTGagcccacccccccaccccccccaccccccccaccccaaaTAACGATCTCAATCCCTGAAATGAACATGTTGCCTGCATCCCCCCTGCCACACACACGCCAGAtcggtagaaatccagcgaaccggtagaatgtaggaagggagttgcctcaggacagaagccgccgatatttcgaacacagactgttcttcttctgggcttcttcggtgcccagaaaaagaacagtctctgttcgaaatatcggcggcttctgtcctgaggcaactcccttcctacacgCCAGATCAGTTTCCCTTCAGCAGCCATCAAACACAACGGGAGTCAAGCAACTATGGTATAGTGGGCTATGAAGCCTGGTTAGAAGTCAAGTCAATCCCAGCCTAGCCGAGCCTAATCCAATCTTGATTTCACGTGTTTTGTGCTTGTCGTCTTGTTAGCCATTTACGACTGTTTCATCGCGTCTTTTCCTGTGCGGTTTCTTTTGATCATGCCATTTTTCATACGGAACAAGAAGTCAAAAGGCTCATCATCACTTGGAAAGAGTAAAGACAAGGTACGACTGGCAGTTGTTGCGTGCCATGGTCGCTGGATACCCGGCATTTCATGTGTTTGCAAGAAAGTTTTCAAGAGCACACGCGATAGAGCAGCAGAGAAGGCGAATTCGAAACATATTGCCCGATCGAGTGCTTTCTTTTGCAGATATGTTTTCAAATTGCATTATTATTGTACTACGTACATTATTGGCCACTGAACATGTAACATTCCCTGTTAATGGTTACACGCTTAACTAAAGTCACAACACAGTGGCttggggccctatcctggtcaaagtaatctacctcgattacttgaaatttcttctgtcattggtgcacaatcgaaaaaggcgtgaatattaaaagcggttgacaccttctatcaaccaatcgccccacgtgttatcttggaaagcgacccgccttatcggtgtttcctcctgaaaATGCGAAgaccacacctgtgatctgcccgccctgccttgttgcttcggttcttaggtgtcggaaacagaaaactctaccggcgtaaaactgaatttcgtggaaaatgcgtggaaaagcacgctcgtaatttccttttttgctgtttgtcatttttcttgacgtacaggtgtgcaagacggcaatgtttgtgtgacaccgtgattgtacttggcatttataattcggtatgtacccgtgagatggcgctgacggcaggcaacaaaactgacaaaacggtaaaagcgcgaaggatcattgcaaactgtcgaacggacagtgtggcgcgagccgtaaacgcgtttatgagaaatcggttcgtgctttaaatcttgagctttatttatgagcttttctttatattcttctgtgtgctcgatatgcgaaatgataattcgcattgcaatatgcttcttttgctcgtgagctgtgggggtggtaatgataccgcaaatgagcattgatagttttactcaagaaacagtgaactttgaccgatgagttttttgtgtgcacaccgctacgttgcaataacattaattgtacgacgtacggctcggacgacgcttcgaaaagcccgccgctttcacgcatatacgatgccgcgatcggcgcagagaaacggtgttacgcggtgcttttttctcatcattaaacacaaacgaagaaagacatgaattttttgttgtgacgagcacatacagactttatacaacacaataaacggaaatgcacatacggacccatcacgaaacccatcgccgctcaaagtaatcgaccctctttcgctagattacttttcagctttgaaactaatcttttacgtcattgttacgtcaaaatgacgtagggtcacggtccgagattagggccgagaggctgcgaaggaaaactaggtataaatttcaattgaaacgggcgggatttGAGGGCGGAGTATTccgtggcagccccgccctacagcttgtgacgtaaagtaatcgaggtcgattacttttgacgaggatagggccctTGCAAACTTCTCTCTCACGCCATATGTCCTTCCTGTCATTAAGTTAGACTACACAAAAGTGGATGAATTTGCCTTCAACTGTGTCCCTTTGGTTTGGCTGTAGCTGTACCCCAGAAATAATTTCGAAATTTCTACTTCATGATCGTTAATTTCTCGCAAGATAACGCGGGTAGTTTCAAATTAACAAGAGGCGGGACAATCAGTAGTGATAAAATGTCAGTTATATGTTATTATTCAGGTTACTAACGTACAAAGAAACAAATCACAAAGCACAGTGAACTCATCACTGTCAGTAACAGTGTTTCAAAAATGTGCTATGTCCAAAATATGCTGAAATGACATTATAACAATTGTGATTTGTTATCACAGCCTCTGTCAATAAGCTGCATTCCTATATTCCTCGCAACAAGCATCTGCTTCCCTAGTGGTGTCAAGTGCTTTTGTGTTTCTGATATGCATGCAGATACATCTACAACGGTACAGAACTAAACTTAACGATTTATTGCAAAATATGATGGTCTCCTGATACCTGTTTCATCTCTAGCACAAAGGTAAATAGGTAATGGGCATTTTTTGTGGCTTTTGAGATATtacttgaattaaaaacaattaaaaacccccagtgctgggtaggacaaggacagaggataaaaggacaagCACCGGCACTGATactctgtccttgtcctacccagcactggggtttttaattgttttaattcaatatgaaccaaccagcccaaacgcttGCTCTGCTGGGGTATTATACTTGACATACACTTTGCTACTGGTACCTGAATTACATGTTATGTGCCCTTGTGTGTCCTCTAATAAGTCATTGTTGCAATTTCCTGCTTCAGAAAAGAAAAGCACAGCATTCCGTGAACGGGCCAAGCAAAAAGAAGGGGAAGGCGAAAAATGGAGGAGAAGTGGAAGACATTCCTTCGAGTGACTCTGATATAGAGTAAGCCTCGAAACTCAACTACCACTTCCTTTCTGAAGTCCCCTTTCTTCTAGGAAAGATGTTGTTCTTACTCAACACGTCTCGGATGACGAAGACCTTGAGACGGAGCAAGAGAAGAAAATACGACTGGCAAAGAAATACTTGGAGGAAATCGAGAAGCAAGGTACGGTCAAGATTCTGTTGCTGCGACTCGGCTGTTTCATGCACCTTTGGACTTTGCAGAGAAAGAGAAGCTCGAAGCTGAAGAGATAGACAAAGCTGCCATCTCGCATCGACTGCGAGATGACTTGGTAAGGAGAAGATATCTGGGAGAGCTTATCTACAATTTATGGGGATGTTGCGCGGGTTATAAAACCATCTTTCAGCTTGCTCATTTAAAATGTCAGCAAAACATGGGTGccaatttccttttttgttttcttcagctGGAACAGAGTGGCAGATTGCAGAAGAAGTTTGCCCACAAAGTAACCCGTACTTCTTTCATATCTGTGTCATTTTCGCAGTATACTAAAATTTGTGCCTATTTACAGATAACAGAAGTAGATAGCAGCTCCATATTGTACCTAAAAAAGCACAAGCGTCCAGTTACGTGTGCAGTCATCTCCCACGACGAAAAATTTGTATTCAGTGGATCCAAAGACTGCTGCCTCATAAAATGTACGGGATAACCCCATGAGCGTTTTTCTTATTTGCTAGGAGATATTGAATTATCTCCATGTGTCACAAGGTGAGCCCATGTTGGTTCGTTTTCTGTTCCGCAGGGTGTGCGGAGACAGGAAAGAGACTCAAAACAGTCAACGGCGGAATCAAGGGCGCGGAAGAAACTCACGTAGGGCACACGGATCACGTGATGGGGCTCGCCATCTCTTCGGACGGAAAGTTCTTGGTACGTGCTACACCAGCAGAGCAGCCGTCCACGTTACGGCGTTTCcgctcacgttttttttttctctcaggcTTCAGGTTGTCAGAGCAAACTTATCCACGTGTGGAACCCAGAGACGATGGAGAGGATACACGTCTTTAAGGGGCATAGGGGACCCGTCACGGTACAACTTACGTTTTTTCTTGGTGATGAGAATATCGTTCATTCTGATATGCTTGTCGTTCTTCCGCCAGAATTTAAAATGGCACGCCGTAATGTTGAGGTTTAATCCGCAGGGTGTGGCGTTCCGTTACGGGACCCACGAGTTGTTCAGCTGCTCGGCCGATCGCTCTGTCAAGATCTGGAACCTGGACGAGATGGCCTACGTGGAAACACTGTGAGTGAGTGTTTATTCTTTCATGGTCACTGTAagttttaattattattaaagGGACAGTTAACAGGTATGCAAAGCGCGCTTTCTTCTAATGCAGTGCGATTCGTTTCCTACGGCGAGGCTTAGCGAAAatttttgtcgcaaaaaagtaaatacagtcaaactcctttatagcgaacacctttttaacaaaaataccactacagcaaatttttttttcggtggagccctataggtccaataatggacatcctttttaacgaaaatacctttactgcgaatttttttgctgtcccctgaatttcgttgtaaaggagtttgactgtaatggCTTCAAATCGACCACTGCACTCTTTCACGCTCATGCCCTGTGCCCTGCCCTGCAATGCCCTTGCGACAATAGAGACACGTACATTTTGACGTTGCGCACCACCAACCATTCAGAATACAGGGCACCATtacattgattttgtttttgatATCGGGcagtgaggtcaattctaaacatatttacacATGTCAATCCACAGCTAGCCAGGTCAAAAGGTACCAAATGCCCATAATATTCCATTTCACGTGCACACTGTTTTCAGCCTGTATTGCTCAGCGAGGTCATGTTCCAACAACCGATTCTCCCCGCACACCGCTGCTTGTGTCAACAaggcccgtcattggctaggaatccgaaatctcccccatctccagtgactggaatgcagctttactacacgtgcgagacgtgtgaAGTAATTGCTCTCcgagtaggaaggagagactcacGCGGGTTACGCTGTTTGAATGGCATTGATTCGTggtaaagacgctcgctagaagtaaatgaaATTGCATAATTGCATATAGTGGGGCACGTTCcttcatagagcataataatTGGAAAATATTCATGGAGCTGTTTAGTACCCCTTTAATATTAACTAATTTCGCTTAATTAATGGTCAGTGAAATATGCTTCGAGCATGCTGTATGAGAAAAAAGCAAACTGTACTGATTGCTCTGCGTAAGAACTCAAAAGCTACTCAATCCAATTATGCATGACGAGTGCTTTCTTCCTCGTTATCGTTCGTTACGTAGTTAGTTATGAACTCGAGGTGAACACGTACGTTCAGATATTCAACACATGCCTTTGTAGGTCAAATTTTATTGTGCAGGCATTGTGCGCTTCAGGACATGCAGCCTGGCAGAAAATTTTTACTCTGTGAATGTAGTAAATGCGTAGTGAATACTGGTTTAGTGAAATTTCAGGTGTAATCAGCTTTCATTGTGCTCTGCTGTGACAGTTGATTTTAATCATGTGCATGATAAAGCTACCGAAATAGTGCAATATGTTTTCTATCATCCTCAATGTAAAGAAAGGAGGATGTTGATGAACACAAACCTGGTACACTTCGTAGGACTTCGATATCTAATACTTGAATATCCTCAGGGATTTGTATGTCCCCGAGTGTGGTGAGGAGGACAAGGAAAAGGGATGCATTGTTCTGCCTACCTCTCGGAATGCTATATATACATTGATGGGGTTTGTGGTGTGTACCACCGACAAAAGAGGCTAGCAAGTTTCATCCGGCTCATGTGCTGGTGTCGAATTAAGCAGAGCTGACCTCGCCCAGAGTGTTTGTTCTCCTTTTGGAACTATCACAATTGAATGGCTCTCTGCAATAGTGATGCAAGTGAAAGTTTGCACCTTGGAGAAATAGCGAAAAGAAGATTCCAACGAGCTGCCACAGAAATTGCTATGGATATAGTAAGCCACCATTTTGTATGACACGTGGGCATCATTCACTTTAGAAAATGGTATGGTCattaaaaatatatgttgagGAATTGCACAAACAGCGTATCTCCAATAGGTCACTTACATCGTTATTGCATAGCGGAGTAGTCCTTGAAGCCGAGACTTCTCTTAACAATATATATGATTTATTGCATATAACAGTTAGTGATACAGGTATTAGATACGTGTATGCACAATACATTCCATCATGGTTTAGTGGGCTGCATATGTCGAAACGAGTATTTTTGTGAAGACATTATTTAACTTACACTTCGTCCACCATTTTCGACTCATTTCGATCATTGATAGAGCCCAAGTACAGAGAAACAAATTCCCAGGTTCGTAATGCAATATATGTCACATGTTTAAGCCGAGCGTGAGCTTTTTTTCCCCAGTGCTCCTGGACATGGTGGTGGGTTCGTGGGTAACTGCTCCAGTCTAATCTTGAATGAATGGGGTACGTCTTTGCACCGATCATACTGCAGTGTCCGTGAACGGTTTTTGGGAGTCTCCTTTTTGACTGTCTGAATCCTTAGGAAAGGACTGCGATGAGAAGATGCTCTGTGAGCTCTCTGTACCAATAAAATACAGCGCTGTACGGGCCCTCAGAGGACTTGCAGTCGTCTGCTAAGGTGCCACAGCTTTTCTGAAACTGCACCAATTTTCTAATGCAGCACTCCAAATTTTTTTTATACACATGTAAAGTAAAGCGGGTCTGTATTTACCGATTAAAACATTTCTCTTGCGAGCAATGTTTGCATCGTCATTGCAGAGAGCCATTCAATTGCTGACCCGGACGACACTATCAATAAAAACAGTTGTATTTCTGTGTTGTTTTCAATTTTTTCTCACGTTTCTTTCAATGCTACATTTCATTTTGTTACCAAATAGTTAGCTATGTCATGACATTTTTACATTGAAACAGTGTTATGGGCACCAGCGATATTATGCTTACAaattcctttttattttattttttgttttttcacatTTCATTTCACATTCACATTTCGTGTTGTGACTACATATAAACTATGTACAGCTAGTTTCTCACTGCGATAGATATCAACATGGGTCCCCACACTAGCTCGCTAGGGACCCCCTGACTGTATATTAAATTAAGCTATACATGTACATAtcacaaaaaacaaaataacTTCTACTCTGTGCCATATTTGCTATTGGTTGCTAAGTGTTTTGGGCTCGCAGTAGGCTCGCATTTGTTGCGCATAACCAAGTGCATTTATTTTGAGCCGCCTCATCTGCAGCTTTGGCCATCAAGACGCAGTGACCGGCATCGACAGCTACACGAGAGACAGGGCGTTGACATCTGGGGGTCGAGACAACACGCTCCGCATCTGGAAAGTGGTGGAAGAATCGCAGCTCATCTTCCAAAGTCATAAGTAGGACAGCACCACTTAAGGACCGATAATTATTTTACACGGGCATGCATGTTTTACGCAGCTGCTCCATCGACTGCGTTGCGATGATCAACGAGCTGCACTTTGTTTCTGGTGCAGACGACGGGTACgtgatttttttcttcctggTAGTATGTGGAAACTCATGTGTAGATGTACTTCTGTAGGATCTTTGTGCTTTCAGTCATGTTATAGAACAAAGAAAACATTCTGGCTTACCTAacaattgagcctctgtatgcaatgaGGGGATAAGTAACAAAATCCTAAACTGAGAAAACTACAAGTGAAAATTTGGTAAAGTAACTGCAGATGAGTTTCCTagaataacgcaaatgcaaaatgtgtaacatacaTATATGCATGTGTCTACTGTACATGCATGTCCCATTAGCATCGTATCCGGGTGTGTGACTTGGCAGAAATTGAACGAAACCCAGGAGCATGatacatatcccctttttctatataacACCGCGCACACAGggttttcgtgcaggaaaaaacagcTTTCACAAGTCGGACTTTGATGGTGACGCCAGGACGGGcgaagttacctttgtgcagtggagcatCCTGGATCGTGATTATTGTGCTGCTAAACTAGCACAAACTTGAAACTAATGTTCTGTATGGCCAGCtaaatatgacttattagcataGTGCGCACGTTTTTCCGATTGCAACATTCAGTAGCACTGCAGACACGGTCACGTGaagtaggaagaacatgtttttcgagtggaagtcGAAGTTGATTTCGCATCGTAGCAgaatttaagctacaccatttgtatgcgtgtgtagaaaaggggcctgatctgtcCATCCCATTGGcacgcatgcatttcccgtttctaaGCCTCCTATAgcgagtcaataaattgcaataggGTCCTCAATTTATCTACATCTACAAAAAATAGGGATAATTTGACTGGttcccttattgcatacagaggttcaattacaaAACAGTCAAAAGGTGTTAAAAGGTCAATGGGCATCATCATCGGCACGGCGAATGAACCACAGTTGCTTTCAGTCATAATATTGGTCATATTTTTCTGACATGCTTTTTTAACATGAGAtcacttttcctttctttatgTAGCTCTCTGTCCTTGTGGACCGCAATGAAAAAGAAGCCAACGTGTGTTGTGAAGGAGGCCCATGGCCGGGACAACGACCAGCCTTACTGGATCGTATCGGTAGCGGCACTGCGCTGCACGGACTTTGTTGCTTCGGGTATGGCCAATGATACCTCTCAAGTGCACACCACATTGTACATATTTTTCCTGCGGCTTCATCAAGTTAATCATACACAACTCATCTATGCCATGCTATTCACCGTAATTATTACAGTGAAACCTCGTTAATACGTACCCGCTTAAGCTGCAATTCCACTTAAGCAGTAGTTGCGCTGAATCCCCGACGCGACTCCCATTGGAACCAATGTATTTGCTACCCACTTAAGCCATAGCTGCTCGTAGCGTCAATATCGATTAATGCATACTTTTCGTCCTGAAACGGACCGTGCAGAACGAAAAAAACTAGCTCCTCCCCTACCAGAAACAAAGATTTGGCAGGACGTGGCTCCTCCAGAGACGGGGCGACACCAATACGTCACTCCTGCGAGTTTGCCAGAAAACGGGGACTTCTTGAATAGCTCGCCAGTAATGTTGGTGGATTTGAAGCCGCGATCATTGCTGCAAGGCCGCCTCGGTACGAAGCGAAAATAACGGACTATCTTGTTGCAAAGTAAACTGCGATATCTATCCTCATTTTGTCGAACATGTTCCATTTTTCTTCCATTAGACAGGTACGTGGACATGTATCTTGGGTTTTTGGTTAAGCCGTGCTACTGCTTAGTACGTAGTTTTTTCGCGTCCCCGCCAGGTACGCATTAACGAAGTTTCACTGTAGTTAATCGCTTGTGTGAGAACTACCATTCTCCGCAAATCTGGAAGTATGCGCAGCAGTGGTAGGGAGGCAGAGGGT
This portion of the Ornithodoros turicata isolate Travis chromosome 3, ASM3712646v1, whole genome shotgun sequence genome encodes:
- the LOC135389946 gene encoding U3 small nucleolar RNA-interacting protein 2-like — protein: MPFFIRNKKSKGSSSLGKSKDKKRKAQHSVNGPSKKKGKAKNGGEVEDIPSSDSDIEKDVVLTQHVSDDEDLETEQEKKIRLAKKYLEEIEKQEKEKLEAEEIDKAAISHRLRDDLLEQSGRLQKKFAHKITEVDSSSILYLKKHKRPVTCAVISHDEKFVFSGSKDCCLIKWCAETGKRLKTVNGGIKGAEETHVGHTDHVMGLAISSDGKFLASGCQSKLIHVWNPETMERIHVFKGHRGPVTGVAFRYGTHELFSCSADRSVKIWNLDEMAYVETLFGHQDAVTGIDSYTRDRALTSGGRDNTLRIWKVVEESQLIFQSHNCSIDCVAMINELHFVSGADDGSLSLWTAMKKKPTCVVKEAHGRDNDQPYWIVSVAALRCTDFVASGSWSGEIKLWKCGEEYKSLHHIFSVPMPGFVNTLQVSNSGTRLVASIGQEHRLGRWWRVKTTPNCVTVVPIKLSEKP